In one Anaerobacillus sp. CMMVII genomic region, the following are encoded:
- a CDS encoding site-2 protease family protein — protein sequence MIFLFIVICFFTILPITLILHELGHFFCAIGCNAKKITVTIGTGFLVKNFKCNNTNFFFRILPLGGNTSYELAETAKCRQVIISLGGPLLNGMVACLLILPGIGYGDEYLTLWFQWLAFLNFWMFIINVTPFKMGRYHSDGWLILNAWKVTN from the coding sequence ATGATTTTTCTCTTTATCGTTATTTGTTTTTTTACAATTTTACCAATTACCTTAATCCTTCATGAGTTAGGGCATTTTTTTTGTGCGATCGGGTGTAATGCAAAGAAAATTACAGTTACTATAGGTACTGGGTTTTTAGTTAAAAATTTTAAGTGTAACAATACGAATTTCTTCTTTCGTATTTTACCATTAGGAGGAAATACTAGTTATGAATTAGCTGAAACGGCTAAATGTAGACAAGTAATTATATCGCTAGGTGGTCCTTTATTAAATGGAATGGTTGCTTGTTTATTAATTTTACCTGGAATTGGCTATGGTGATGAGTACCTAACTTTATGGTTTCAATGGTTGGCTTTTTTAAATTTTTGGATGTTTATTATCAATGTAACTCCATTTAAGATGGGAAGATATCATTCCGATGGTTGGCTCATTTTGAATGCATGGAAGGTAACTAATTAA
- a CDS encoding YlaN family protein, with protein sequence MSKEAITGHSEKAYALLKADANKILKLIEVQMTNLTMPQCPLYEEVLDTQMFGLSREIDFAIRLELIEEELGKQLLFELERELATLHEASMKRP encoded by the coding sequence ATGTCTAAAGAAGCTATAACAGGACATTCTGAAAAAGCGTACGCCCTTCTAAAAGCGGATGCAAATAAAATCTTAAAGCTTATTGAAGTTCAAATGACGAACTTAACTATGCCACAATGCCCTCTTTATGAAGAGGTTTTAGATACACAAATGTTTGGTTTGTCGCGAGAAATTGATTTTGCGATTCGCCTTGAACTAATTGAGGAAGAGTTAGGAAAACAATTGTTATTTGAACTTGAACGCGAATTAGCAACGCTTCACGAAGCGTCAATGAAGAGGCCTTGA
- the glsA gene encoding glutaminase A, whose product MEDFSFNEDLNEMVLEAKKYSKYGSVADYIPALGEANPETLSIAIYRGKGDCIAAGGIYEKFTLQSISKVITLAVALMDHGEDYVFSKVGMEPTGDPFNSIAKLETNIPSKPLNPMINAGALAVTNMIIGQSIDEKLGRILGLIHEMTSNSEITFCERVAKSELDTAFLNRSLCYFMKQHGVIQSSVEDLLDLYTKQCAIQVDCTDLAKLGYVIANEGRNPETGRQVIPLHITRIIKTFMVTCGMYNSSGEFAIRVGIPAKSGVSGAIMGSLPHGLGIGIYGPALDDRGNSVAGMKLLESLSSRYNLSIF is encoded by the coding sequence ATGGAAGATTTTTCGTTTAATGAGGATTTGAACGAGATGGTGTTAGAAGCCAAAAAGTATTCCAAATATGGATCTGTTGCTGATTATATACCAGCTTTAGGCGAGGCCAATCCAGAAACACTATCAATAGCGATATATCGAGGGAAAGGAGATTGTATTGCTGCTGGAGGGATTTATGAAAAGTTCACTTTGCAAAGTATATCAAAAGTAATCACGTTAGCAGTTGCCTTAATGGATCATGGCGAAGATTATGTATTCTCAAAAGTAGGAATGGAGCCAACTGGTGATCCATTTAATTCAATTGCTAAATTAGAAACAAATATTCCCTCAAAACCATTAAATCCGATGATAAATGCAGGTGCTTTAGCTGTAACGAATATGATTATTGGCCAATCTATTGATGAAAAACTTGGAAGGATATTAGGCTTGATCCATGAAATGACATCTAACTCTGAAATTACTTTTTGTGAGCGAGTAGCAAAATCAGAATTAGATACAGCATTTTTAAATCGCTCTTTATGTTATTTCATGAAACAACATGGTGTTATTCAAAGTAGTGTCGAGGACCTTCTTGATTTATATACGAAGCAATGTGCAATTCAAGTTGATTGTACAGATCTAGCAAAGTTGGGTTACGTAATAGCGAATGAAGGTAGAAATCCTGAGACTGGACGACAAGTTATTCCTTTACATATAACAAGAATTATTAAAACCTTTATGGTTACATGCGGGATGTATAATTCTTCAGGAGAATTTGCGATTCGCGTGGGAATTCCTGCAAAAAGTGGAGTTTCAGGAGCTATAATGGGTTCATTGCCACATGGACTAGGAATTGGAATTTATGGACCGGCTTTAGATGATCGAGGAAATAGTGTTGCGGGAATGAAGCTTTTAGAGAGCTTATCTAGCAGGTATAATCTAAGTATATTTTAA
- a CDS encoding PhoH family protein, translated as MNKIYVLDTNVLLQDPLAIFAFEENEVVIPAIVLEEVDSKKRYMDEIGRNARQVAKIMDQFREKGKLHEKVLLENGGQLRVELNHRSFEKMKDMFDEKSNDNRIIAVALNLLLEEKIKENGRRVILVSKDALMRVKADAIGIQAEDFLSDRVITSDHIYSGYLEVLVSVEVLNKFYKDQKISIKELKNYQRLYPNQFVILKDELGSSASAIGKVDTNCRDIIPLIRDLDHVWGIKPRNVQQRMAFDLLLRDDLPLVTLVGKAGTGKTLLSLAAGLLQTEDFHKYKKLLVARPVVPVGKDLGYLPGEKEEKLRPWMQPIYDNLEFLFNTKKPGELDQILAGMASIQVEALTYIRGRSIPEQFIIIDEAQNLTKHEVKTILTRVGEGSKIVLMGDPQQIDHPYLDEYNNGLTYVVEKFKAEKISGHVKLEKGERSGLAQLAADLL; from the coding sequence TTGAATAAAATCTACGTCTTAGATACGAACGTATTACTGCAAGATCCATTGGCAATTTTTGCATTTGAAGAAAATGAAGTAGTAATTCCTGCAATTGTATTGGAAGAAGTTGACTCCAAAAAGCGTTATATGGACGAGATAGGTCGAAATGCAAGACAGGTTGCAAAAATAATGGATCAATTCCGAGAAAAAGGGAAGTTACACGAGAAAGTATTATTAGAAAATGGTGGTCAACTACGAGTAGAATTGAACCATCGTTCTTTTGAAAAGATGAAGGATATGTTTGACGAAAAAAGCAATGACAATCGTATTATCGCAGTCGCTTTGAATTTATTATTAGAAGAGAAAATTAAGGAAAATGGAAGGCGAGTCATCTTAGTCTCAAAAGATGCCCTCATGCGCGTAAAAGCCGATGCTATTGGAATTCAAGCAGAAGACTTTTTAAGTGATAGGGTCATTACTTCTGATCATATTTATTCAGGATATCTTGAGGTACTTGTTAGTGTCGAAGTTTTAAATAAGTTCTACAAGGATCAGAAGATTTCAATTAAAGAATTAAAAAATTACCAGAGATTATATCCTAACCAGTTTGTAATCTTAAAAGATGAATTAGGAAGCTCAGCTTCTGCAATAGGAAAAGTAGATACTAATTGTAGAGACATTATTCCGTTAATAAGGGACTTGGACCATGTATGGGGTATAAAGCCTCGTAATGTACAACAAAGGATGGCCTTTGATTTATTACTTCGAGATGATCTTCCATTAGTAACCTTAGTTGGGAAGGCAGGAACAGGAAAAACACTGCTTTCACTTGCAGCTGGATTGCTTCAAACAGAAGATTTCCACAAATACAAAAAACTATTAGTAGCAAGGCCGGTTGTGCCTGTTGGAAAAGACCTCGGTTATTTACCGGGCGAAAAAGAAGAAAAACTCAGACCATGGATGCAACCTATTTATGATAACTTAGAGTTTTTATTTAATACGAAAAAGCCAGGGGAGTTAGATCAAATCTTAGCAGGTATGGCTTCAATACAAGTTGAAGCATTAACATATATTCGGGGCAGAAGTATCCCAGAGCAATTTATTATTATCGATGAAGCACAAAACCTAACGAAGCATGAAGTGAAAACAATATTAACAAGAGTTGGTGAAGGAAGTAAAATAGTTCTAATGGGTGACCCACAACAAATTGATCATCCGTATTTAGATGAATATAATAATGGACTTACCTATGTCGTCGAAAAATTTAAAGCTGAAAAAATTAGCGGTCATGTGAAATTAGAAAAAGGTGAGAGATCAGGTTTAGCACAATTAGCTGCTGACCTACTATAA
- a CDS encoding YhcN/YlaJ family sporulation lipoprotein, with protein MKPIQICIYVFAISLLFACQPNTAEDTEQGTQRSLDIAEQAKDPREKETKTAEEVAEHLVHLTERVPNVNSATAIVIGDLAVVGIDVKADLTRSDVGVVKYEVAETLSNDPHGAYAFITADPDINSRLKEMRKDINAGHPISGIMNELAGIVGRLIPVIPGAEHRKSEPEPTDANKEKLSEGQNSELKNIQEKQGKRNMEDEKLGGHPEEDGTEREKRQQLRNEHGE; from the coding sequence ATGAAACCTATTCAAATTTGTATATACGTATTTGCTATCTCACTTTTATTTGCTTGCCAGCCGAACACAGCTGAAGACACTGAACAAGGAACTCAAAGATCCTTAGACATTGCCGAGCAAGCAAAAGATCCCCGTGAGAAAGAAACAAAAACAGCAGAAGAAGTCGCTGAACATCTAGTACACCTTACAGAGAGAGTTCCAAATGTCAATAGCGCCACTGCAATTGTTATAGGAGATTTAGCCGTTGTCGGAATTGATGTAAAAGCAGATTTGACTCGTTCTGATGTTGGTGTCGTAAAATACGAGGTAGCCGAAACTTTGAGTAACGACCCCCATGGGGCATATGCTTTCATCACAGCCGATCCTGATATAAATTCCAGGCTCAAAGAAATGAGAAAAGATATTAATGCAGGACACCCTATTTCTGGGATCATGAATGAGTTAGCGGGAATTGTTGGGCGGCTTATTCCGGTAATACCTGGAGCAGAGCATCGAAAGTCAGAACCAGAACCAACTGATGCTAATAAAGAAAAGTTAAGTGAGGGGCAAAACAGCGAACTTAAAAATATTCAAGAGAAGCAAGGAAAGAGAAATATGGAAGATGAGAAATTAGGTGGGCACCCCGAGGAGGATGGCACTGAAAGAGAAAAGAGACAGCAACTTCGAAATGAGCATGGTGAGTAG
- a CDS encoding pyridoxamine 5'-phosphate oxidase family protein: MANQVEAVLTDELFQILQKERFVTIATVDYETKGPNVSAISWVLAPTKDKIYFAVDNRSRIIQNINQNALVVLNIIGNESTYSISGTANVKVEKMDEVPLKLALVEIQIKEVRDVMFYGSKISVEPQYEKTYDKEAAEKLDNQVMTAMKKA; the protein is encoded by the coding sequence TTGGCAAATCAAGTAGAAGCGGTATTAACAGATGAGTTATTTCAAATCCTTCAAAAAGAACGGTTTGTTACAATTGCAACTGTAGATTATGAAACTAAAGGTCCTAACGTAAGTGCAATCTCTTGGGTTTTAGCTCCTACGAAGGATAAAATTTACTTTGCAGTAGATAATCGTTCGCGAATTATCCAAAACATTAACCAAAACGCACTAGTTGTCTTAAACATCATTGGAAATGAATCTACATATTCGATTAGTGGAACAGCTAATGTAAAAGTGGAAAAAATGGATGAAGTTCCTTTGAAATTAGCTCTTGTAGAAATTCAAATAAAAGAAGTGCGTGATGTCATGTTTTATGGTTCAAAAATTTCTGTAGAGCCACAATACGAAAAAACATATGATAAGGAAGCAGCCGAGAAGCTTGATAACCAGGTAATGACTGCTATGAAAAAAGCTTAG
- a CDS encoding YlaI family protein: MRVKCVICDKIESIENESFLAKRLRNRPIHTYTCQTCHDRITERTKERLATGKFRINKPEQNEDDW; the protein is encoded by the coding sequence TTGAGAGTAAAATGTGTAATTTGTGATAAAATTGAATCGATTGAAAATGAGTCATTTTTAGCAAAACGTTTAAGAAACAGACCGATACATACGTATACATGTCAAACATGTCATGATCGCATTACTGAGCGGACAAAAGAAAGACTAGCGACAGGAAAATTCCGTATTAATAAACCAGAACAAAATGAGGATGATTGGTAA
- a CDS encoding YlaH-like family protein, translating to MGSTEEKIVTPNFSSLAEALGAGNPEQFFFAFTMLYLIVVVLTVIVFNLGFARKLPILKTAIVYIALLFGSIFTTILALRLPVVESLLIATFVLGAYKYRLYKEKREKVVNS from the coding sequence ATGGGTAGTACTGAAGAGAAGATTGTTACGCCAAACTTTTCATCTTTAGCTGAAGCACTAGGCGCTGGAAATCCTGAACAATTTTTCTTTGCATTTACGATGCTCTATTTAATTGTAGTTGTCCTAACCGTGATTGTATTTAATTTAGGATTTGCAAGGAAGCTTCCAATTTTAAAAACAGCAATTGTCTACATTGCGCTACTCTTTGGATCGATATTTACAACAATTTTGGCACTTAGACTTCCTGTTGTGGAATCATTGTTAATTGCCACTTTTGTATTAGGTGCTTATAAATATCGTCTTTATAAGGAGAAACGTGAAAAAGTAGTTAACAGTTAA
- the typA gene encoding translational GTPase TypA: MKQRENIRNIAIIAHVDHGKTTLVDQLLHQSGTFRTNEHVEERAMDSNAIEKERGITILAKNTAIQYGETRINILDTPGHADFGGEVERIMKMVDGVLLVVDSYEGCMPQTRFVLKKALEQSLKPIVVVNKIDKPSARPLEVVDEVVDLLIDLGADEEQLEFPVIYASAINGTASVDPDPANQQENMNDLFSMIIENIPAPIDNSDEGLQFQVTMLDYNDYLGRVGIGRVFRGSIEVGQPVALMKLDGSVKQFRVTKLFGFLGLKRVEIQKAISGDIIAISGMEEINVGETVCPLDKQEPLPILRIDEPTLQMTFSVNNSPFAGREGKFVTSRKIEERLRAQLETDVSLRVENTDSPDAWVVSGRGELHLSILIENMRREGFELQVSKPEVIVKEIDGVRSEPVERVMIDVPEEFTGTIMESVGERKGEMLNMVNNGNGQVRLEFLVPARGLIGYTTEFMTQTRGYGIINHTFDSYQPMLTGRVGGRRQGVLVSMENGKASQYGIMQVEDRGIIFVDPGAEVYEGMIVGEHTRENDITVNITKVKQMTNMRSANKDQTVTMKKPKIMTLEESLEYLNDDELCEITPTSIRLRKKILDKNERERIEKKKKIATQG; encoded by the coding sequence ATGAAGCAACGAGAAAATATTCGAAACATCGCAATTATTGCTCACGTTGACCATGGAAAAACAACTCTTGTTGATCAGTTGTTACACCAGTCTGGGACGTTTCGAACAAATGAACATGTAGAAGAAAGAGCTATGGATTCTAATGCCATCGAAAAAGAAAGAGGTATTACAATCTTAGCAAAAAATACGGCAATTCAGTACGGCGAAACAAGAATAAATATCTTAGATACTCCTGGACATGCTGACTTTGGTGGCGAAGTTGAACGGATTATGAAAATGGTTGATGGGGTTTTACTTGTTGTAGATTCATACGAAGGTTGTATGCCACAAACCCGTTTCGTATTAAAAAAGGCTTTAGAACAAAGTTTAAAGCCGATTGTTGTCGTAAATAAAATCGATAAGCCATCAGCTAGACCTTTAGAAGTTGTAGACGAAGTGGTTGATTTATTAATTGACTTAGGTGCTGACGAAGAGCAATTAGAATTCCCAGTAATTTATGCTTCTGCAATTAACGGTACTGCAAGTGTTGATCCAGATCCAGCAAACCAACAAGAAAATATGAATGATTTATTTTCGATGATCATTGAAAACATTCCGGCTCCAATTGATAATAGTGATGAAGGTCTTCAATTCCAAGTAACGATGTTAGATTACAACGATTACCTGGGAAGAGTTGGTATTGGTCGTGTTTTCCGTGGAAGTATTGAAGTTGGACAACCAGTTGCTTTAATGAAGCTTGATGGCTCTGTAAAGCAATTTCGCGTGACAAAGCTATTTGGTTTCTTAGGTTTAAAACGTGTCGAGATTCAAAAAGCTATTTCTGGTGACATTATTGCGATCTCTGGTATGGAAGAGATTAATGTTGGTGAAACAGTTTGTCCACTAGATAAGCAAGAGCCACTTCCTATCTTAAGAATTGATGAGCCTACCTTACAAATGACATTCTCAGTAAACAATAGTCCGTTTGCTGGTCGCGAAGGTAAATTTGTTACAAGTAGAAAAATCGAAGAACGACTTCGTGCTCAACTTGAAACAGATGTAAGTCTACGCGTAGAGAACACGGATTCACCTGATGCTTGGGTTGTGTCAGGACGTGGTGAGCTTCATTTATCAATTTTAATTGAGAACATGAGACGTGAAGGATTTGAGCTACAAGTGTCAAAACCTGAAGTTATTGTTAAAGAAATCGATGGTGTTCGATCTGAACCAGTTGAACGTGTGATGATTGATGTTCCAGAAGAGTTTACAGGTACAATCATGGAATCTGTTGGTGAGCGTAAAGGTGAAATGCTAAATATGGTCAATAACGGAAATGGTCAAGTCCGCTTGGAATTTTTAGTCCCAGCTCGTGGTTTGATTGGCTATACAACAGAGTTTATGACACAAACAAGAGGTTATGGAATTATTAATCATACCTTTGATAGCTATCAACCAATGCTCACTGGACGAGTTGGTGGAAGGCGTCAAGGTGTTCTAGTGTCAATGGAAAATGGAAAAGCAAGTCAGTACGGGATCATGCAAGTTGAGGACCGTGGGATTATCTTCGTAGACCCAGGTGCTGAAGTATATGAAGGTATGATTGTTGGCGAACATACTCGTGAAAATGATATAACCGTTAATATTACTAAGGTTAAGCAAATGACAAATATGCGATCTGCTAATAAAGATCAAACAGTAACTATGAAAAAGCCTAAAATAATGACATTAGAAGAGTCATTAGAATACCTAAATGATGATGAATTGTGTGAAATTACACCTACATCAATTCGTTTAAGAAAGAAAATCTTAGACAAAAACGAGCGAGAGCGTATTGAGAAGAAAAAGAAGATAGCAACTCAAGGCTAA
- a CDS encoding YlaF family protein, producing the protein MKKEQFIFLILAIVTTFSIVGIGISISLRSILVFSLSILLTTICCGIGFTLRKKRANQA; encoded by the coding sequence GTGAAAAAAGAACAGTTCATTTTTTTAATTTTAGCAATTGTAACTACCTTTTCTATTGTTGGGATCGGTATTTCTATTTCTTTAAGAAGTATCCTTGTTTTTAGTTTATCCATTTTGTTGACAACCATTTGCTGTGGTATTGGATTCACTTTACGAAAAAAAAGAGCTAATCAAGCCTAA
- a CDS encoding inositol monophosphatase family protein: MSNHDWHSIANRAQSLVKEAARLIRDSLKEKRIVEYKSNPNDLVTEMDRRIEAFFTEEITREFSTHLILGEEGTGKDLKDLNGIVWIIDPIDGTTNFVHQQRHFAISVGIYENGVGMVGIIYDVMADELYTAIKGEGAFLNGRKLPKLKKADVKEALIAVNSGWIIKDERLIPLIRDCRGTRAYGAAAIEMASVAANRTDAYISLNLSPWDFAAGAIIIKEVGARVTTLEGADLNLLKPSTICVAKEGLYEQLQNHYFN, encoded by the coding sequence ATGAGTAACCATGATTGGCATTCCATAGCAAATAGAGCACAAAGTTTAGTCAAAGAAGCTGCTCGTTTAATAAGAGACTCACTAAAAGAAAAGCGAATCGTTGAGTATAAGTCGAATCCAAATGATTTGGTTACAGAAATGGATAGGAGAATTGAAGCTTTTTTTACTGAGGAGATAACGAGAGAATTTTCAACCCATTTAATCTTAGGTGAAGAAGGAACTGGAAAAGATCTAAAAGATCTTAATGGGATTGTTTGGATTATTGACCCTATTGATGGTACAACAAATTTTGTCCATCAACAACGTCATTTTGCTATTTCTGTTGGTATTTATGAAAATGGAGTAGGGATGGTAGGAATTATTTACGATGTGATGGCTGACGAGCTGTATACAGCTATAAAAGGTGAGGGTGCTTTTCTTAATGGGCGAAAATTACCTAAATTAAAGAAAGCGGATGTAAAAGAAGCACTGATTGCAGTAAATTCAGGTTGGATTATTAAGGATGAACGTTTAATACCACTTATTCGAGATTGTCGTGGCACCCGTGCGTATGGGGCTGCAGCGATAGAAATGGCTTCAGTCGCAGCCAATCGTACCGATGCGTATATTAGTCTGAATTTATCGCCATGGGACTTTGCTGCAGGTGCAATTATTATTAAAGAAGTTGGAGCAAGAGTGACTACATTAGAAGGAGCAGACCTAAATTTATTAAAACCTAGTACGATTTGTGTTGCTAAAGAAGGCTTGTACGAGCAATTACAAAATCACTATTTTAATTAG
- a CDS encoding YktB family protein, whose amino-acid sequence MFSGFTKNDFDTFTIDGLDERMAAIKGRIQPKFKEIGDTLCDDLSAVSGNEMFLHIAKHARRTVNPPKDTWLAICHDKRGYKKHPHFQVGLFDDHVFIWFALIYEAPNKNHIAEAFLSNLDEVYETIPKDFVISQDHMKKAASKVSEINKSDLENMLIRFRDVKKAEFLVGRHIQENDPILTNGYQFTQFARTTMESLMPLYKMSF is encoded by the coding sequence ATGTTTTCAGGATTTACAAAAAATGATTTTGATACATTTACAATTGATGGGTTAGATGAACGCATGGCCGCTATTAAAGGACGAATTCAGCCAAAGTTTAAGGAAATTGGAGACACTTTATGTGATGATCTTTCCGCAGTTAGTGGCAATGAGATGTTTTTACATATCGCAAAACACGCACGAAGAACTGTAAATCCACCGAAAGATACTTGGCTTGCCATTTGCCATGATAAACGTGGCTATAAAAAACACCCTCATTTTCAAGTTGGATTGTTTGATGACCATGTCTTCATATGGTTTGCGTTAATTTATGAGGCGCCTAACAAAAACCACATTGCGGAAGCTTTTTTGAGTAATTTAGACGAGGTTTATGAAACAATTCCTAAAGACTTCGTGATTTCACAAGATCATATGAAAAAAGCAGCAAGTAAGGTGTCCGAGATTAACAAATCCGACTTAGAAAATATGCTGATAAGATTTCGCGATGTAAAGAAAGCTGAGTTTCTTGTTGGACGTCATATCCAAGAAAATGATCCAATTTTGACTAATGGCTATCAATTTACGCAATTTGCTCGAACAACAATGGAATCCTTAATGCCATTATATAAAATGTCGTTTTAA
- a CDS encoding UPF0223 family protein, whose amino-acid sequence MNFNIPISLDWTKEEVIAVVQFFHGVEKAYENGVEREEFLRLYKDFKTIVPSKSEEKQLFKEFEKESNYICYNVVKEALNKDAVSKKIKLG is encoded by the coding sequence ATGAATTTTAATATTCCAATTTCACTCGATTGGACAAAAGAAGAGGTAATAGCGGTCGTTCAATTTTTCCACGGTGTCGAGAAAGCTTATGAAAATGGAGTTGAGAGAGAAGAATTTCTAAGATTATACAAAGACTTTAAAACTATTGTCCCAAGTAAAAGTGAGGAAAAGCAGCTTTTTAAGGAATTTGAAAAAGAATCTAACTATATTTGCTACAATGTTGTTAAGGAAGCATTAAATAAGGATGCTGTAAGTAAAAAAATTAAGCTTGGTTGA
- a CDS encoding nitronate monooxygenase family protein has translation MQTRVTQLLKTKYPIIQGGLAYLAYSDLAAAVSNAGGLGQITAMSLASPEELRAEIRKVKEKTSNPFGVNFAIGQHGRPFENMVKVAIEEEVPVVSMTGGNPAPIFEQLRGHNIKKIVLVAAKRQAVKAEELGADAVMVVGQEGGGHLGRNDTSTLVLIPQVVDAVTIPVIASGGIGDGRGLMAALALGAEGIEMGTRFVATKECIHAHEDYKQKLVQLTENDTVVIKRSLGAPARALKNSWTDQILSLEQNGATYEDLKTYISGEANKKYIYQGIESEGFGWAGQVIGLINDIPSVDELFQRMMVEVKGIQKRWNQIER, from the coding sequence TTGCAAACAAGAGTAACTCAGCTTTTAAAAACAAAGTATCCAATTATTCAGGGAGGTCTAGCCTACTTAGCCTATTCTGATTTAGCTGCTGCAGTATCAAATGCTGGAGGACTGGGACAAATTACTGCAATGTCATTAGCGTCACCAGAGGAACTTAGAGCGGAAATTCGTAAGGTGAAAGAAAAAACGTCAAATCCATTTGGTGTAAACTTTGCAATTGGTCAACACGGTAGACCATTTGAAAACATGGTAAAAGTTGCCATTGAGGAGGAGGTTCCTGTTGTTTCAATGACTGGTGGAAACCCGGCTCCTATTTTTGAACAATTGCGTGGGCATAACATAAAGAAGATTGTGTTAGTAGCTGCAAAAAGGCAAGCGGTCAAAGCGGAAGAATTAGGTGCGGATGCAGTTATGGTTGTCGGTCAAGAGGGTGGCGGACATTTAGGGAGAAACGATACGAGTACACTAGTCTTAATTCCACAAGTTGTTGATGCGGTAACGATTCCTGTCATTGCTTCAGGTGGTATTGGTGATGGTAGAGGTTTGATGGCTGCGCTTGCTTTAGGTGCGGAAGGAATTGAGATGGGGACTCGTTTTGTCGCAACGAAAGAGTGTATTCATGCCCATGAAGACTATAAACAAAAGCTTGTTCAGTTGACCGAAAATGATACTGTAGTTATTAAAAGGAGCTTAGGTGCTCCTGCTCGGGCATTGAAGAATAGTTGGACAGATCAAATTCTCTCTCTTGAACAAAATGGAGCAACCTATGAAGATTTAAAAACGTATATAAGTGGTGAAGCAAATAAAAAATATATATATCAAGGTATTGAAAGTGAAGGTTTTGGTTGGGCTGGACAGGTAATCGGTTTAATTAATGATATACCATCAGTCGACGAGTTATTTCAAAGAATGATGGTAGAAGTAAAAGGTATTCAGAAAAGATGGAACCAAATAGAACGTTAA